A window of the Penaeus vannamei isolate JL-2024 chromosome 19, ASM4276789v1, whole genome shotgun sequence genome harbors these coding sequences:
- the LOC138864928 gene encoding homeobox protein ceh-31-like: protein MSEERLSERAPPIRRRLRCLDFLARTVCQENSSPEGVTPTPPHPHPAPSPSSSTTAGSPAPTQALPLITPAPPALLLSPTAAVIATPTSLVKKTTPSTAGSTPGSPPAEDTSCPPSPAGGDVTEAPGDDDVGAMSCEGEPGAARRDDDKKKPRRRRTAFTHAQLAYLERKFRVQKYLSVADRSDVAEALNLSETQVKTWYQNRRTKWKRQNQMRLEQLRQSAGVGVEKELLGSAGGRSSPVDPLSVVAPTCCPPYFLPPVDRSCFITTAGLFTRLPYSPSCHL, encoded by the exons ATGTCAGAGGAGAGGCTGTCTGAGCGAGCGCCGCCCATCCGCCGACGCTTGCGCTGTTTAGATTTTCTCGCGAGGACAGTGTGCCAAGAAA ACAGCAGCCCGGAGGGCGtgacccccaccccgccccacccccaccctgccccctccccaagCTCCTCCACGACCGCCGGCTCGCCCGCGCCCACGCAAGCGCTTCCCCTGatcacgcccgcgccgcccgcgtTACTGCTCTCGCCGACGGCCGCCGTCATCGCTACGCCTACGTCGCTGGTGAAGAAGACGACGCCCTCCACCGCCGGCAGCACGCCCGGGAGCCCGCCCGCGGAGGACACGTCTTGCCCGCCCTCGCCTGCCGGAGGTGACGTCACGGAGGCCCCCGGAGACGATGACGTCGGCGCGATG tCGTGCGAGGGCGAACCCGGAGCCGCGCGGAGAGACGACGACAAGAAGAAGCCCCGCCGACGCCGCACGGCCTTCACGCATGCGCAGCTGGCTTACCTCGAGAGGAAGTTCCGCGTGCAGAAGTACCTCAGCGTCGCCGACCGGTCCGACGTCGCCGAGGCCCTCAACCTCTCCGAGACCCAGGTCAAGACGTGGTACCAGAACCGCAG GACCAAGTGGAAGCGGCAGAATCAGATGCGCCTGGAGCAGCTCCGGCAGAGCGCTGGGGTCGGAGTGGAGAAGGAGCTGCTGGGAAGCGCAGGGGGTCGCAGCTCCCCCGTTGACCCCCTGAGCGTGGTGGCTCCGACTTGCTGTCCGCCTTACTTCCTGCCACCCGTCGATCGGTCCTGCTTCATCACCACAGCAGGACTCTTCACCAGGCTGCCCTACAGCCCCTCGTGCCACTTGTGA